The following are encoded together in the Desulfococcus multivorans genome:
- the pglZ gene encoding BREX-4 system phosphatase PglZ, which translates to MPDEVFGRVRDVMTAQQISGKSLVLLGMPGYLALLANENKRAAIVALREWIDSASGQEAVCFLRSDDDTELILKDVFANPRYRQGKQLLEIDAEKIVSHVTSEEEERIAGRTEVMLVGNDLAPFIPELFDTFQKYLRYTEEHPNDNSIRRIVVASEGRELAGLSAEVRQVVCLRDFARVFFDVEDAELSEDALRWMCEWGKGGSGKTLSETLKTQFFPEGEVSKRVLQVFDGCKRTEREALFWLVKRVASKGSYLEYVTRQEGILVNNFRSAYVAGAAEWIDESLAFAGERRDAIREANVIMSDTDIRQFITRCEGESTSRVAPWLNCGTDTERAELLRRCAVDGLVSNSVKDVYPEAAAYLNSDPVFDNLALEDYFREYRELKMASRVTPEFYVKAQQVVPLNSVQSRDVMVQRYVSDNVCALLVVDAMGAEWLPMLVALARERNIGVDSIGVGEVNLPTTTRFNNIHWPDVARRLQDIKRFDNIAHNGIEAHEKRRAEENLAGALDVIGGEVLPRVADGLMRFERVIVTGDHGSSRLSVLAWQAEPRLARTLSCDFGAEIADWRYRERAAQGLCPPELEETLDGRYWVVRGYNRLPKKGGGQGFELHGGASLEERLVPVVIFSRTGQFMPKTKTGGKRLQIVEKDDFDL; encoded by the coding sequence ATGCCTGATGAGGTCTTCGGGCGAGTACGCGATGTTATGACGGCGCAGCAGATAAGTGGTAAGAGTTTAGTATTGCTGGGGATGCCTGGCTATCTTGCGTTGTTGGCAAACGAGAATAAACGGGCTGCGATTGTCGCTTTACGCGAATGGATAGACAGTGCGTCTGGGCAGGAAGCGGTCTGCTTTTTGCGTAGTGATGACGACACAGAGTTGATACTCAAGGATGTTTTCGCCAATCCGCGCTACCGCCAGGGGAAGCAACTGCTTGAAATAGACGCTGAAAAGATCGTGTCGCATGTCACTTCGGAAGAGGAGGAAAGAATCGCGGGGCGTACGGAGGTGATGCTGGTCGGGAACGATTTGGCCCCCTTCATCCCGGAATTGTTCGACACTTTTCAGAAATATTTGCGATATACCGAGGAGCATCCAAACGACAACTCTATCCGGCGGATTGTTGTTGCCTCGGAAGGACGGGAATTGGCCGGGCTCAGCGCTGAGGTGCGGCAGGTGGTGTGCCTACGGGATTTTGCTCGCGTGTTTTTCGATGTGGAAGATGCCGAATTGTCCGAAGATGCTTTGCGGTGGATGTGTGAGTGGGGTAAAGGGGGTTCGGGGAAAACACTGTCGGAAACTCTCAAGACGCAGTTTTTCCCAGAAGGTGAGGTATCAAAGCGTGTCTTGCAAGTGTTTGATGGGTGCAAGAGGACAGAACGCGAGGCGTTATTTTGGCTGGTTAAACGTGTCGCTTCCAAGGGAAGTTACCTTGAGTATGTCACAAGGCAAGAGGGGATTCTTGTCAACAACTTTCGCTCCGCATATGTGGCAGGCGCTGCGGAATGGATAGATGAATCGTTAGCCTTTGCTGGCGAACGCAGGGATGCTATACGAGAAGCAAACGTTATAATGTCCGACACGGACATCCGGCAGTTCATTACGCGTTGCGAGGGCGAATCCACGTCTCGAGTAGCGCCGTGGTTGAACTGTGGGACAGACACGGAGCGAGCCGAATTACTGAGGCGTTGTGCAGTGGACGGACTTGTGTCAAATTCGGTAAAAGACGTTTATCCAGAAGCGGCAGCTTATCTGAATTCGGATCCCGTTTTCGACAACTTGGCTCTGGAAGATTATTTCAGGGAATACCGTGAACTGAAAATGGCTAGCCGCGTTACACCAGAGTTTTACGTGAAAGCGCAGCAGGTGGTTCCTTTGAATTCAGTACAATCGCGAGACGTGATGGTGCAACGGTATGTATCGGACAATGTGTGCGCATTGCTGGTGGTGGACGCGATGGGTGCGGAGTGGCTTCCTATGCTAGTGGCGTTAGCGCGGGAGCGGAATATAGGCGTTGATTCGATTGGGGTCGGCGAAGTGAATCTGCCGACAACAACGCGGTTCAACAACATTCATTGGCCAGACGTGGCTCGGCGGTTGCAGGATATTAAACGTTTCGACAACATCGCGCATAATGGTATTGAAGCGCACGAGAAGCGTCGCGCGGAGGAGAATTTGGCAGGGGCATTGGATGTGATCGGTGGCGAGGTGTTGCCACGTGTGGCGGATGGGCTGATGCGGTTTGAGCGGGTGATAGTCACAGGAGACCACGGGAGTTCGCGGCTATCGGTGTTGGCGTGGCAAGCAGAACCGAGACTGGCAAGGACGCTTTCTTGTGATTTTGGTGCAGAGATCGCCGATTGGCGCTACCGTGAGCGGGCGGCACAAGGATTATGTCCGCCGGAACTTGAGGAGACGTTGGACGGAAGGTACTGGGTGGTGCGCGGGTATAACCGGCTGCCCAAAAAGGGCGGCGGACAAGGCTTTGAGCTA